The sequence GCAGAATGCTGAAACTGTCTCTCTTTTGAGGCAAAAACCAtagagaaaaagcaaaaaaagggcaAAGGGACTTCTGGAAGGCCCTGGCACTAGCTGAAGGACTAAGGTACATTGACTTGTGAGTTTGAAAATGTATAGTGCATTTCATATAGAATATGGCTTGGGTGCCTTATTAATCTGACTAGAAACTTCACAGTGAGCACTCTAAGTTCCCTTTTCTTCCTGGGATGACGAAGGCATCCAATAAAATGGGATTTGTCTAAGCTATCCTATTCTAGGAGGGAATCGGGGAGAAATTTGAGCTGTGGATGgcatctacgggaccgcctctcctggtatgccccacagaggaacttacggtcttcaaataaaaacatcttgaaggtcccaggccacagagaggttaggctggcctcaactagagccagagctttttcggctgcggctccaacctggtggaacgctctgtcgcaagagacaagggccctgcaggacttgacatcttttcgcagggcgtgtaagacagagctgttccaccaggcctttggtcagggcgcagcctgactccctcctttggcaatctctacaaagctttagtctatggttgccatcaatttgtattttaattaatttttagaatgtatttataatgttgtactgttttagtgttgttagccgccctgagcccggcttcggctggggagggcgggatataaataaaatttattattattattattattattatctgctgcaGTAGAACCTATAGCATGCTTGTGCCAAAAAATGCATCTGTGAAGGCGAAGGAATCCATCTTGCAaatgcaggggtagggaaccactTTTGTCCAGCGGGCCAAATGAAAAAGTGGCCAATTATTCGCAGGCCACATCTGACAGGTTGTGGGGCCACCACctgttaatgcaagctgaggctGCAAAATGCCACTAGGAGCATACAGCATAGTATTCTGTGAAAGCAGGAGGAgagaaaaaagcaacaacagagaaGGAGTTGCTCAGAAACCCttctgccctggccaaaggcaggAAAAGAACTGATGCAGTGACTGCAGGACCAGCTGAGCCCAAAGCCTTTCACACGTCTTCCCAGCCTTCCCAGGCAATGGGGGACATAAGCCATCCTATCCTACTGGATGCCTTGGTCACCCTCAGATGGAGAAACCAGTATCTCTCtacccccccatctctccccctctAGACCCTCCTTAGCTTACCACTGGCGCTGCTTCAATCCCATTGGCAACCTCAGTCAGAGCAGCTGCTGCCTGCAGCTTTGCTGGGCTGGCTGCCGCCACCACTGGCTGTGGTGCCACAAAAGTATTAGAGGGAGCAAGGCCTGGAAGAGGAAAATCATGTTCAGAGAAGACAATAATGAAAATTTCAGACCTTGATCATTTGTCCTCCAAAGCATCTCTCCACCATTAGAGCTGGAGAGTAAAGTACAAGTTCCAAAACCTAAACCCACCTTAACCAAGCGACCCACACCACTGAGACTGAAAAAGGGCGGAAGGTGTCCTAAGCACTAGTCTCCGCccacctggagccctccagaggAAGCTggattcccaccagccccaggcacTGCAGCCAAGGGTGAGGCCTGATGGGACATCTTTGGAGGCCATCAGCTTAGGGAAAGGTTGGGTgtgaggaacccccccccccgcatcaagCAGCAGTCCATAGCCTCCTGCCACCAGAAGGCGGAGCGCCCCCACTCGACAGGACACCTATGGCACTACTTACTCTCTGTGGGCGTAGGGGGTAACAGCCCAACTGTACTCGTAACTGCACTAGCCAACTCGTTGAGGCCGTTGCTCTCACTGGCAGGGTCGTTGAGGCTGTCAGCAGGGGCCAGGGCTTCTGTGGGCAAGTGGGAAGACAGCGGGTGCTGAGGTGGCTGTTGCTGAGCTGCCGCCGTGGCTGCCGCTACTGCCGCCGCCTGAGCTTCCTgaagctggtgctgctgctgcacgaggGCAGCCAGTTCTTGCTGGGTGAGCACAATGGGGATGGCGGTGGCCTGGCCCTCAGGGCTCTCCGAGGCCAAGTGGCCGAGCTCCGCTTGTGTTGCCGCTGCTTCAGATGTATCCATGGCCTCTCCAGGACCTGCAAAAATGCCAGAGGATGGAATTGGAGGCAGAACAAGGTTGCAGGAAAGATATATGCTCCGCTAACGCAAAGCAGAAGGGAGGGGCAGGAGGCTGTGCCCCACCTCAGCTGGGTGAATAAGTATGTAGGGATGACTGCAAGCGGGACACTCCCTGCCCAATAACCCCAGGGCCAACCAGAAGAGAGATGAGATCACTTACCCATTACAGCCTGCTGGGCAGCTTGCAAAACTGCTTGTATGGCCAGGGCTTGGGCCTCTTCGGTAGCAGCAGCTTGGGCAGCCGCCTCTGCAGCTGCAGTCACTGCCAGCTCCTCCGGCGTCAAGCCTGTCACCATGAGTGTGGTGGTGCCTGCCTGGCTCTCGGCCATCAGCTCCTGGGGCAGTGCCAACTGTTCTACTTCTGAAGGTGGTGCTGGTGCTGGAGGTGGCggtggagcaggagcaggagcaggggtcACCTGAGGCACCACCACCATGGTGACAGGCTCCCGGGCAGGAGCTGCTGGTGCTGGTGGTGCCTCCACCACAGGCGCTgggagctctggctggggagcagcttcagctggtggggTGCCTGCTGTCGGTGCAGCGTGGATTTGCTCCTGAGGCTCAGACGCTGCTGCCTGCATCTCCGCAGGAGGCTGCAGTGGTTCAGAGGCTCCTGTAAGGGAATCTGTACTGGTGGCAGCTGGTGTCTCAGCAGGGGGACTGGCCTCCTCCGCAGGAGTATCAGCCAAAGAAGAAATGTTCTGCAACAAGTAGGAGATGGTATTAGTAGCCTAGATGCTGGGGATGCTGGACTTGGCATCAGAAGGCTGGGCGATGGAAAGGCAAACTTGGCATCATCTTTGGAGAGCTACTTTACTGAGTCTGTCTCTGCCTCACAAGGTTTGCTAGCAGCTTTTAGGCAACTTGCAACATTAAGGCAGAATTGCTTATGCTGGATCAGACTGAAGGTCCATCTGGCCCAGAACTTTGTAGCTTAGTCAACCAAATGCTTTTGGGAAGGTTAGAAGCAGAGCAAGATGGAGCCAGCCATTCTATCACTTGTCCCTAAAAGGCCCCAAGCACAGCATTTCTGTTTAACAGTCGCAACCAGGCATTTCAGCTCCCTGTTCTCTGGTATGTATTTCTTTCTCATTTTATTTCTCTTGCTTTTGAGGAATGAATGCTGGTACCCCTTAAGGATCTTTTGGCATGCATTTGGGGTAGAGTGTATGTTACGAGGAGCCAGAAATGGAGCTTTGCAGGATATTAAGTTGTTCACACACAAATGTAACATGTAGAAggataaaaaataaaggaagcagCAGGAATTAAAGCTTAGTTCCCCACATTCCTCTTCATTTTGAGTTCAAACTGAGAGAAAGATCAGGGACTGGATCAGCAAACCACCTAGGGGCAACTCTAGGATCAGAAAATGATGCACTGGGAGACAAGGTTCAAGGAAGGCTCCAAGGAGGAACTGTGCTGCTACTGCTGCGCTTCTCAATGGCCACTGCCAACAGGCCGAATAAACAAATGTTTCTCTAAACTCCATTTGTATTGCTGCGTATAAAGTATTAGCAGGTGAGCATATGAGCAATGGGGAGAGGAGTAGCAGGAATAAAAAGGCGATTCTCTCCTCCATGCTCTGCCCTAGTGGCCACTCCCTTGTGAGCCCAGCTAGTTTAGAGCCAGAATGAGGATGGCTCTTTGGTCAGTGTTggaagttcctccctccctcgaAGCCCGCTGTGGGCCTTAGAGCCTCAACTTCTGGCATATCCCATGGAATAGATGAGGGTGGAAGAACAGGTTTTATTCCAAGCCCAGTTCTCGCTCCGTGGTTCTTACCGGCACAGAGGGTCCTGGCGGGGGGGTTGACTGTGTCACGGTGGTGACAGCCCTGGGCAGTGTGGAGGCAACGGTGGTTGTAACAGTACTGGGGCTACTGGCAGCTGGGCTCTCAGTCACGGTTGACTCAGGATCCCCCtgttggccattggtggcaggtgGCTGGTCTGCAAAGAGGAAATGGTTATGCAATGAGAACAAAGCCACAACTTTAGATTCCATTTGCCTCTTCATGTTCTCCAGGCAGCAGTAAACCAAGACTTAGGTTCCTATAGAAGAAGAACCTATAAGGCAGCCAAACTTGCATCAAAGCTGGTGTCCTCCAGAGCATTTTTCGCAGACCTCTGAATTCTGAAAACACATTTTCCCTGAACTTGTCTGCCAATGATTTCTATGTGTGTTACAAAGAATTTCAGGGCAGTTAGAAAAATACACATGCTGTTTCTCCAAGGCACTGAGCAGGTCTATAGACTAAGCATTATTCTGTGAGCTGAGAATGTGACCTGGGGTAAGCCCAACACTCTTCTGAAAAAGAGAAGCCTGCCATTACTATTTCCTCCCTGAGTCCCTGACAAAAGTTTTCAAAACAGCTGCTCTTTAGAGATGCAGGACTTATTTCACTGACTGCATGAAAACAAGGATGCCAAAGGTGGTGCAAGGAGCCCAGTCCTGCTCAAGCAAGAAGAGGTACTTGATTGAGGAAAACTGAATGTATAAAGTTAGGACAAATGACACAGGGACCCAAGCAGTGCTCCTGGTTACTGTGACACCATAAGGTGTCACAATATAAAGCTTCCAGAGATCCCCAGGGTCCCGCCCCCCCGCCTGAAAGCCACTGGCCCAAGGCATCCAAATGCAAGATGGGAGCAGGTGCCTCTCCTGCCTGATCTCACCTTGATTGGACCCCATGGAGGAGGTGACAGTGGTGGCTGTGTGGGTCGTTCCAGTCTCGTGGGTCTCACAAGGAGGATTTGAGCACACCCTGGCGGTTGGGTTCTGAAGTGGTAATCCTTCAGTACCTGGACTTTCTCCCTCAGGGGCTTTTCCTGATTCAGAGCCCCCCACCGGCAAAGAGGTTGAGCTGGAAATGTGGGTGCCATCACCTCCGGTGCTGGACGTCATAGTAGTACTGGTGGAGCTCGTCTGCTGTGTTTCACAGGGTGGAGCAGCAGGAGTTTGCCCAGCACCTTCGCCCTGCCCTGCGCCCATGTTTGATGTTGTGGTGGTTGCTGTGTTGGTGGTGCCAGTCTCATGAGTCTCGCAAGGTGGGTTGGAGCACACTTGCTGCCCTGCGCCCATGCTGGAAGTGGCTGTTGTAGATGTGTTGGTGGTGCCTGTTTCATGAGTCTCGCAAGGTGGATTGGAGCAAAGTGGCTGTGAAGTACCCTGGTTTGATGTGGATACAGTAGCTGTGTTAGTGGTGCCCGTTTCGTGAGTCTCGCAAGGTGGATTGGAGCACACCTGGGGGCCTGAATCCTTGGCGCCTGTTTTGCTGGTCTCGCAAGGTGTGCTTGAGGGGGGCAGCGTTGAACCTGAATCGGGCAATGCCATCTGCACTGTGCACAGCTGCTTTGTAGGCAAATCTGCTTTGGCAGACATGGTGGTGCTGGTGGAACAGGTCTGCTGCGTTTGGCACGGAGGGTTGGCGGATCCCACCCACTCACCGTCAGGCTGCCCTCGGCCCATCAGAGACCGAGCTGTAGTGGCAGTATTGGTGGTGTGGGTGTGATGGGATTCACACTGTAGGCTTTTGGGGGCTGGTAGTCTTTCGCTGGCCTGCACTGTGGTGGTGGTGCCAGAGGAAACGCTGGGCACACCAGAAGCTGAAGTAAAGCTCACCATCCGGACTGCACATGGTTGCTCAGTGGGCACATCTGCTTTTGCCGACATGGTGGTGCTGGTTGTATTAGTCTGCTTTGTCTGGCATGGGGGGTTGGTTGGTTCTTTCTGCTCACCATCAGGTTGCCCTCGGCCCATGTTAGAGGTGGCAGTGGTGGCTGTGTTGGTGGTTCCCGTCTCATGGGTTTCACAGGGTGGGTTGGAGCACACTAGCTGACCTGTGCCCACAATGGGTTTCACTGTCATGGTAGTGCTAGTGGCACTAGTCTGGAAAGTTTGGCATGGCGGATCTGCAGTTGTcttctcagtcctggaggtggtGGCTGTATTGGTAGTTCCAGTCTCATGCGTTTCGCAGGGTGGGTTGGAGCACACCTTTTGCCCAGCACTCCGCACAGTGGTGGCAGTGTTGGTGGTGCCTGTTTCATGGGTCTCACAAGGAGGATTTGAACATACCCGCACGACTCTCCCATTGGGCTGAAGCCCACCACCCTCTTGCCCCTCACACACAAACTGCACCTGGGTCGGCCCACCCAAAGTGCCCACTACAGTTGTCGTGGCTGTGTTGGTGGTGCCCGTTTCGTGTGTCTCGCACGGTGGATTGGAGCACACCAAAGTGACGGTGCCTGGCTGTGCGTCTCCCTGCCCTGATTCAGCAATTGCAACAGTAGCTGTGGGCTGCTCCGTGGTAGGCGAGGCCAAGATAGAGACGGGCAAGTCATGCACTGGCTGGGCCTCCACGCCGCTGGGTGTCGTAATCAGGGTGACTTGAGTAGGCTGGGACACAGGCTAGAGATAATAAGCAGAGACCAATACACACACGTTAGCATAAACACCTCGGCCAGGGACTTTTTCTGCACCATTAAAAAATAAGTCTTAGAACAATTTTACAAATTACTCAGAATGAGATGGTGGAACCACACCAGCTCAGGATGCAGTTGGCAATTATGTTTTTGAATGCTTCTCAGTATATAACGGAGAACTATTTAACATAGTACTCTTCTCTACAGACAGAAAAAGTTAGTTTGTGGGGAGTCATCAAAAATATAACCTCCCCAACTCACCTTGAATCTGAAGCACTACAGTCCATAGTTCTATCACCTCATTTTGTGTAAGCCGTATAACAGCCTTGATCTTGCTCATAGGGAAAGTGGACATGAGACATGTTTAGAGGCTAGTTCAGGTGACCAATGGTCTGCAAGCCTCCACCCGGAGAAGACAGACTACAAATCCttcctgcagcaccacaaataaGCAAGTCAAGGTGCTGCAGAGCTTAAAGTCTGCCTTCCTTCTTGCTTGGCCTTACAGATATAATAGCAGGCTAGTGTTCAGGGAGGCTATAATAACCCAAGAACAATGAATTCTGCAATAgggttttattgggttttatgaACAAGAatattgtctctctctctcatgcacacatacacacttgaCATAAAGCTCACCTTGGGGTTTCAGATCTTGGACAACAAGTATTTGCTAGACCACAGCTGCTGTAAATTAAAATACTGGGGCCATGAGAACAGAGGGAACTTTCGTCCCAGGGCCACTAAACCAAAGAGAACCGTTTCCCCCCTGCTTAGTTCCCAGGAACTGGTTTACAGGACTACATTGCGCTGAACACAGTGGGCTGTATCCTACTGTGTTGTTCAGCTGAAGGGAAGGCTTCTGTCAGCACAATGGGGAAGAAAATAATTTCCAGTAACTCCCCCTCCCGCCCCTCCAACCTCCATAAATATGCTCCAGAGAGTTGAGGGACTGATAATTGCTTCCCTCTGCATTTTGCAGACAGAAGCCTTATCACCAGCTGAGTGACACCCAAAGGTTCCATTTGGCTATCAAAGCTAATAACCAACAAGAGAATCTATGAATCCGTCTGTTCCCCTTTTGAAGCCACCTTAGCCAGCAGCCATCTTGTTACAATAGTAAGCGCCACAAGTTACCCCTGGCTCATCCGTTTTACTGGGAGGCCACAAGGACTTCGCATTTATCAGGAAACAACTCCCCAGAAGTTCCCTCTGACCCACTCCATACCTGCATGGTGATGGTGGGCGTGCTcagccctcctgctgctgtcaagGTAGTCTGTGCTGCTGAGACTGTGATGGCGGCTGGGTTGATGACCTGGCTGGAAAGTGTGGCGATGGTGCCCAAGGTGGTAATAGGTGTCGCCAAGGAGGCATTGGTATTGTGTCCCCCAGTCCCAGCTAGGCTGGTTGAGACTGTGCCAGTTACAGTGCCCAGGGTTGTGACACCTGGAAGAAGACGGAAAGGTTGTGATTGGTATCCTCCACAGTGTGCTGGTTTCAATGGGTCAGAAACCCGTTCTGTACCCCTAGCAGTAAACATGGGTTTCAAGGGTCCTGGTCAGTGTCCCATGAGGCTGCTTTTCTAGGGACATATAGGCAGCAGAGCAGCAAGAAAACACAGCTGACAACCAATTTACAGGAAGCACAAGCCAAGGTGTAGCCAGCATTCTACCTAACAGGCAACCTACCCTCACAACTGCTGGGGCTTCATAATGAAAAGCAAATGCATTAGCCTAAGTGTCCAGCCTATTACTCCTGCCCCCAGGCCAGCACACTCACCTGTAGTTCCTTTCACAACCAAAGTGGTGACAGTAGGCTTGACAGCAGACACTGTGACAGGGGTGACAAGCCGCACTCCACCCATAGGAACTGTTCGCAGGATAGTGCCAGGTTGACCTGGGGCTCCTTTAAGTACCACCTGGAAAGGCACACATTTGACATGATAAGAACTCGAGTTGCAGCTCAGGACAACGCAGCACTCAGTGCCCTCTCATCTACCTAGCTGATTCACCTGTGTTACACCCTGCTGCCCGTGACTTGTGGTCAGCTTGGGTACAGCCGTGATGATCTTGGCAGGTGTCCCAGTGCCAGAAGTCATCACTTttgtggtgatgatggtgatgggagACTTGATCCCAGGGCTACTGGTGACACCTGGAAAAAAGAGGCAGAGCTGTAACATGGAGGGAGCTTTAACCCCTTGGGATACAGACCCACTGAAGTGCTCTTGAAGCCATCCTAAGAGTGATCCCAATGGCTGCAGCACTTCCCAGCATCTTCTAGTTCCGCTACCCACCACCCAGCCAGTGCCAGAGAAGTACTGCTTATAATCACACTCAACGCCCTACCTGTGGCACCTGACTGGGTAATAATAGCAGACATGGGGATGGTCTTGATGATGGTTGTGGTGCCAGGCTTCGTTGTATTTGGAGAGACACTGCTGATGCCCAGAATGGTGGGCTTGGTGCCTGTACCGCCTGCCTGGGAGCTGGTGATGATTGTGGTGGGCTTGCCATCTGCTGAGGTCACCAACTTTAGGATAGTGCCAGCAGGCAGGGGCCCTTTGGTctggagaaacagagaaaacacAGAGAATAAACGATGCACAGAACAAGCATCTCAATGTCCTTACACTCAACAAATACGGAGGCCGTACAAAAAAACCTGAAGCTCTAGAAGAGCAGGAACCTAAATTGTTCACAAGAAGCAAGTAACAAAGGCCACCATGGAAAAATTTGTGATGATCAGAAAAACTTAATATTGCTTTCGGTCCCTCCAAGTATATGCCTAAAAGTGTGTTGAAAATTAATGAGAGAGCCTCAGTTTGCACATCTAAAAGTGTGGTTGGAAGTAGCATCAACAGTACAGCAAAGTGCTCTTGGGCTGGGGATATATATGGCAACCAATCCTATGTTGCAAGTTCTTACCTGTATTATCTGGGTCACAGGGCCACTTGATGCCTGGCCTGTCACAGCCGATGTCTGAACAGGTTTAGTCTGAACAACTGACATCACTTTACCCAAATTGGAAATCtgtcaggagaaaacaagattgggtTGCCCCTGACATGTCCAAAAATGAAGGGACTTTCTCTTACCATTCTCATCCTTACTGAGGAGAAGCTGGGTTAATAAAGTAGCTGCTAAACCTTCATCAGTAGAGAACTGAGGGAGAGCAGCAGCTCACAAATGCTAAAGGAAGGAACTGTCCTGTACAATTGCCTACTTTCATCTAGAGTGGAGTGTTTAGTGGGCTGAAAGATATATCTGCTCTCAGCTCGGCCCCCCCCCCTTGGATACTTACCAATGCACTGCCTCCAGGTACTGAGATGGGACTTTTCACCAATGTGATGGTCTTGGTCACCCCTCCCACCACAGTAGTCATCACCTGGGCCTGCTGTGCTACAGTGACAGTGCCAGACTTGTGCACGGTGATGATGGGCCGAGTAGGTGTATTGGTGGTAGACGAAGATACTGAGGTGCCAACCTGAGCGGCGGCTGTCTTCAGCATGCGGGTTGCTGGGTTGCTCACCTGCATCAACATGGCCAACATGAGAAAAGCAAAGATCCCtaagagcaggggtgggaaacttgtgcccccccccccaatgctgctggactacaactcccatcagctccagtcagaatggtcaatggacagggatgatccAGTAACAGCAGGAGGAACCAAAGGTCCTCTGCCCCTGCCTtaagccccccaccccctttttaaaaaaggggcaaCCAGGAGGCAGAAATCTAGGGTTTCATTCACAAAGCACAAGGAGATGTTGCCCTCTTGCCACCTGCTGTGTGCAAAACTGGTTGCAGGCTAATGAACCAAACAGCCTCCTAACAGAGAGTATGGTGCAGATACTCACCATGACGGGAGAAGAGGCAACTTTAACTGTGGTGGGTAGCGTGGTGGTTCCTGGCGAAACAGCAACAGTCTTAACTAGGGTTGTGCCAGCAGGCACACTCAGCATTGTAGGGGCTGACGATGGTGGAATTTTTTGAGTGGCAGCAGCCGCAGCTGCCAGAGCAGCCATGCCACTCATCTGGGGGCTACTGCCAATCACCTGGAAGGATAGAGAAGAGTGTCAGGAAGTTAATGTCCTGAAGTTCTTGTCTTAGGACAGAGAATTAGTTCCTtccagcacagccccccccccttcttttaagCGATACTCACTGTCCCTTGAGTGTTCTGCGTGGGTACCACCATCCGCACTCCGGCCGGCAGTGAAGTAACTGTCACAGGCCCCTTCCCAGCCTGCCCTGCTGAACGCACCGTCACCAATGGAGTCCCTGTAGTAGCTTGTGGGCCTGTCACCTTCAGCACAGCTGGGACAGCTGCCAAGGAAGAGGACAAAAACCAAGTAAGACATGTTTGTGTCCTAGATTCCTAGTTACTATGATGGTTCTCAAGCTGGCTGCCCTCGCAAAAAGCAGACAGTTGGCATGGAAAGTGTACATTTCCCCTTGATCACTTGCCCCAAGTGCAGTAAGTAAAATCCCAAAAACAGCGTCCTCCCCCTTGAACTGGTGAGGAAATATATATGCGCCAATGAAGAATATGGAACTGGaagcttattttaaaaacaaaaatgagggCCTTAAAAGCACACACTGTTCAACGCAGCTCCGCTCCTTCCCGCTTCCAACTTATGTCCCCTTATGTGATTCACTGTTAGGCAAACAGACTCAGATATTTTTCTGAGAGCTCCCATTGGGGGAGTGGGGGGTAGACATTGACTTAAAAGCCCCAAATACAGACTGGGATTTGGTTCTTAtgtatttcatttaaaatatttagacCAACACACCGTACGCTCAAAGATGCACATGCTAATAATCTTAagaaataaatgttattttaattttgttgaaGGTGTTCTGCTGTTCCTCCTTTGGGAGGTCTTTCTAAAACCTGGGGCTACTGTAAAGAGGGCCCTGCGGGAGGAGCTGCATGGCTCTTTCATTAGATGTTAATGGGAAGAAAGTGTGTGCTCACAAAGATGCCTGCTTGcaccataaaaatatatattcctggCAAGGATGGGATGGGGTTTTAGCTGAAAATGTAAAGAGTCCTGTGCTCCCTGCTGCCCTCTAGGATTTCCCGTTTACCTTGAGGACGAGgagtggcagcggcggcagcagcagcggcaggcaCAGGCATTGGGCTGCTAGGCACAGTAGGCAGCACCTGGATGGTGGTTGTGGTAggtggggcggcagcagcagccgccacggcaccagcagcagctgcaacagcTGTGGTCTGGGGCAGCAGGGTAATGCCCATTTGCGCCAGGGGCTGCACTGTGGGGACAGGGGCAGCTGCAGCTGGAGCGGGGCTCTTGGGGGGGTTGACAGGCACTGAGGGCACAGGATTGGCAGCTGGCGAGGTGGCAGCTGGGATGTCATACTTCTGGAGCTGCAACAGGTAAGTGTCAGCTGTTGGGACAGAGCCCCAGCTCACTTCCAGGGAATTGGTGTTGGCACGAACCAGCTGCACCCGTGAAGGCGACGGAGGTTTCTCTGGAACAGAAGAATAAGAACAGATGGCATTAGGAAGGGGACACTGCAGGTACCCTGCAAAGGAAACTCGATCCCATCACATTTCTTAGAGAACCTTTCCTCTAAAGCTATTCAATACCTGGACACTACTCTAAAAGCAAGGGCAAACCAGTCCAGCCCCATCAACATTTTCTTTTTAGCTTCCCAGACCATTTTGCAGCAGCATAGGTGCTGATGAAAAAGAGCCACCAGCATGTAAGCAGCATTATTGCCTCGGCTTGTTTCTCTCGATGGTCTAAATCTTGTTCACCTTTTCCCATTCTAAGACCCTTTTCAGGTGAACATATTTGGAAGTTGGGGGAGAATAACAGTGCATATACCAGGAGGCTGAAACAAAACAATGCCAGCCAGAGGTACCTCTCCTACTGTGTTGATAGTTATGGATACAGGAAAATGTTCCTTTGAGTGAAATGGAGCTCTCCTtcccatttctgcagcaattggtGGCAATTTGTTGACAACATCCGACATAATGCCAGGCAAATATTGGATTTAGTTTAAGAGCAGAGGAAAAAACTCTCCCCTAGGCAGAAGTGGCTGGGATGTGGTAATCTGGATCTTTCCCCATAGGAGCAGTGCCTGAAGGGAATGGCACATTCTCTCTTGAGTCACGGAGCATCCACTGGTGGAGGGGACATGCAAAGACTCAGGAAAGTGCAGGGGAGTGGGTGTGGAGGGGCTACTGCCTTCTTTATTGCTGTAGGGATTTTGAGGGACAGAGGAGGGGAAGCTGGAGGGGCGCTTCAGGAAATGATTACAGGGGGAAAGATATGGTATGGGAAGGTGTGACATCAGTGTAAGAGA is a genomic window of Podarcis muralis chromosome 17, rPodMur119.hap1.1, whole genome shotgun sequence containing:
- the HCFC1 gene encoding host cell factor 1 isoform X1, whose protein sequence is MAAASAIVPSGGSPTGGGTTPGLLQPRWKRVVGWSGPVPRPRHGHRAVAIKELIVVFGGGNEGIVDELHVYNTATNQWFIPAVRGDIPPGCAAYGFVCDGTRLLVFGGMVEYGKYSNDLYELQASRWEWKRLKAKTPKNGPPPCPRLGHSFSLVGNKCYLFGGLANDSEDPKNNIPRYLNDLYILELRPGSGVVAWDIPITYGVLPPPRESHTAVVYTEKDNKKSKLVIYGGMSGCRLGDLWTLDIESLTWNKPTLSGVAPLPRSLHSATTIGNKMYVFGGWVPLVMDDVKVATHEKEWKCTNTLACLNLDSMAWEPILMDTLEDNIPRARAGHCAVAINTRLYIWSGRDGYRKAWNNQVCCKDLWYLETEKPPSPSRVQLVRANTNSLEVSWGSVPTADTYLLQLQKYDIPAATSPAANPVPSVPVNPPKSPAPAAAAPVPTVQPLAQMGITLLPQTTAVAAAAGAVAAAAAAPPTTTTIQVLPTVPSSPMPVPAAAAAAAATPRPQAVPAVLKVTGPQATTGTPLVTVRSAGQAGKGPVTVTSLPAGVRMVVPTQNTQGTVIGSSPQMSGMAALAAAAAATQKIPPSSAPTMLSVPAGTTLVKTVAVSPGTTTLPTTVKVASSPVMVSNPATRMLKTAAAQVGTSVSSSTTNTPTRPIITVHKSGTVTVAQQAQVMTTVVGGVTKTITLVKSPISVPGGSALISNLGKVMSVVQTKPVQTSAVTGQASSGPVTQIIQTKGPLPAGTILKLVTSADGKPTTIITSSQAGGTGTKPTILGISSVSPNTTKPGTTTIIKTIPMSAIITQSGATGVTSSPGIKSPITIITTKVMTSGTGTPAKIITAVPKLTTSHGQQGVTQVVLKGAPGQPGTILRTVPMGGVRLVTPVTVSAVKPTVTTLVVKGTTGVTTLGTVTGTVSTSLAGTGGHNTNASLATPITTLGTIATLSSQVINPAAITVSAAQTTLTAAGGLSTPTITMQPVSQPTQVTLITTPSGVEAQPVHDLPVSILASPTTEQPTATVAIAESGQGDAQPGTVTLVCSNPPCETHETGTTNTATTTVVGTLGGPTQVQFVCEGQEGGGLQPNGRVVRVCSNPPCETHETGTTNTATTVRSAGQKVCSNPPCETHETGTTNTATTSRTEKTTADPPCQTFQTSATSTTMTVKPIVGTGQLVCSNPPCETHETGTTNTATTATSNMGRGQPDGEQKEPTNPPCQTKQTNTTSTTMSAKADVPTEQPCAVRMVSFTSASGVPSVSSGTTTTVQASERLPAPKSLQCESHHTHTTNTATTARSLMGRGQPDGEWVGSANPPCQTQQTCSTSTTMSAKADLPTKQLCTVQMALPDSGSTLPPSSTPCETSKTGAKDSGPQVCSNPPCETHETGTTNTATVSTSNQGTSQPLCSNPPCETHETGTTNTSTTATSSMGAGQQVCSNPPCETHETGTTNTATTTTSNMGAGQGEGAGQTPAAPPCETQQTSSTSTTMTSSTGGDGTHISSSTSLPVGGSESGKAPEGESPGTEGLPLQNPTARVCSNPPCETHETGTTHTATTVTSSMGSNQDQPPATNGQQGDPESTVTESPAASSPSTVTTTVASTLPRAVTTVTQSTPPPGPSVPNISSLADTPAEEASPPAETPAATSTDSLTGASEPLQPPAEMQAAASEPQEQIHAAPTAGTPPAEAAPQPELPAPVVEAPPAPAAPAREPVTMVVVPQVTPAPAPAPPPPPAPAPPSEVEQLALPQELMAESQAGTTTLMVTGLTPEELAVTAAAEAAAQAAATEEAQALAIQAVLQAAQQAVMGPGEAMDTSEAAATQAELGHLASESPEGQATAIPIVLTQQELAALVQQQHQLQEAQAAAVAAATAAAQQQPPQHPLSSHLPTEALAPADSLNDPASESNGLNELASAVTSTVGLLPPTPTESLAPSNTFVAPQPVVAAASPAKLQAAAALTEVANGIEAAPVKPEPPAQPPKVVVKKENQWFDVGVVKATNMMVTHYFLPPDDAPATEDDSGTIPDYSQLKKQELQPGTAYKFRVAGINACGRGPFSEISAFKTCLPGFPGAPCAIKISKSPDGAHLTWEPPSVTSGKITEYSVYLAIQSAQAGEPKSAAPAQLAFMRVYCGPSPSCLVQSASLSNAHIDYTTKPAIIFRIAARNEKGYGPATQVRWLQESSKDGSMIKPANKRPLSSPDLKTAPKKPKADGQ